A portion of the Periophthalmus magnuspinnatus isolate fPerMag1 chromosome 2, fPerMag1.2.pri, whole genome shotgun sequence genome contains these proteins:
- the cldn10e gene encoding claudin-10: protein MKIRVVQIWGFLMTVLGWIFVACTMAMEGWKISAIGGMAGSSIVKVAWYWSSLWRSCYTDSTAVSNCYDFPVLWSVEGHIQIVRGLLMAALSLGMLGFVLSMLGMECTYLGGQELSKYKKVYAGGWCHIISGFLSTSGYAVYAQFVSVEYFNPDFHDLKYDLGTPLFLGWVGSAFHMAGGFFYVWSACSPLCGGQEEVVVAVKAEPDVEQNTSTIINKSTTALSTQSNLTSKTRLPSVSELSSKQSDVSGISSRSARSSRTSRTPRSPRTAGSRATSASASTSSSRSGSGSGRSSRSSLSTISESSRSSRTSRSSRSSRTSGSSRSSRTVSTISGISSNTPFVKNSYI from the exons atgaagATCAGAGTGGTGCAGATTTGGGGCTTCCTCATGACCGTTCTTGGTTGGATCTTTGTGGCGTGCACGATGGCCATGGAGGGGTGGAAAATCAGCGCGATCGGCGGCATGGCTGGATCGTCCATCGTCAAAGTGGCGTGGTACTGGTCCAGCCTGTGGAGGTCGTGTTACACAGACTCCACGGCCGTCAGCAACTGCTACGACTTCCCGGTGTTGTGGTCGGTGGAAG GTCACATTCAGATAGTGCGGGGGTTGCTGATGGCCGCTCTCTCTTTGGGGATGCTGGGGTTTGTTCTGAGCATGTTGGGGATGGAGTGCACGTATCTCGGAGGCCAGGAGCTGTCCAAATACAAAAAGGTCTACGCTGGAGGATGGTGCCACATTATAAGCG GCTTCCTGTCTACGAGCGGATACGCCGTTTACGCTCAGTTCGTCTCTGTAGAATATTTTAACCCGGACTTCCACGACCTGAA ATACGACCTGGGCACGCCGCTGTTCTTGGGCTGGGTCGGTTCTGCCTTCCATATGGCTGGCGGTTTCTTCTACGTGTGGTCTGCGTGCTCGCCGTTGTGTGGAGGGCAGGAGGAGGT ggTTGTAGCCGTCAAAGCCGAACCAGACGTGGAACAGAACACCTCCACCATCATCAACAAGTCCACCACAGCTTTGTCCACACAGTCCAACCTCACCTCCAAAACCAGACTCCCCTCCGTCTCCGAGCTCTCCTCCAAACAGTCCGACGTATCGGGAATCTCCTCCAGATCGGCTCGCTCTTCCAGAACTTCCAGGACACCCAGAAGCCCCAGAACAGCAGGGTCCCGGGCCACCTCCGCCTCTGCCTCCACCTCTAGCTCCAGATCAGGCTCAGGGTCAGGGAGGTCCTCCAGGTCCAGCTTGTCCACCATCTCAGAGtccagcaggagcagcaggaccagcaggagcagcaggagcagcaggaccAGCGGGAGCAGCCGGAGCAGCCGGACAGTATCCACAATATCGGGAATTTCCAGTAACACCCCGTTTGTGAAGAATTcctacatataa